GATGGGGGCTTGTGGTCACCGCTCTCGTACTGATCGCGGCATCGGCCATGAATTTCGACCTCGGAATACCGACATTTGCCGCAGGCGTCATCACGACGGTCATCGTTCTCGCGCTCGCCCGGCAAAGCCCGATAGAGACGCTACGCGGCATAAGCTGGAGCGTATTGCCCCTGGTTGCAGGCCTCTTCGTGATCGTCGAAGCGGTCAATCATACCGGCCTGACCGCGCTTCTGTCCGAAAGGCTCGCATCGCTTGCCGCGCAATCCCAGACGCAGGCGATCGGAGCCGCCGGTTTTTCGGTTGCGATCATCTCCAACCTCGTCAACAACCTGCCAGCCGGCCTTTTCGCCGGCAGCGCGGTGCAGGCGGCCCATGTTCCTGATTCCATTGCCGGCGCGGTGTTGATCGGCGTCGATCTCGGCCCCAACCTTTCGGTAACCGGCTCGCTTGCCACCATCCTCTGGCTCGCCGCCCTTCGTCGGGAGGGGCTCCACATGGGAGCGCTTGCCTTTCTGAGGGTCGGCGCCGTCGTGATGCTCCCCGCCCTGATCCTCTCGCTTGCGACGCTCGCACTGATCTGACGGCAAACAACATCGAGTTTATAGACGACCGGTCGATTATTTGTTACGCACCGCTCATGGTGACAAAGAAGAAATCAGAGCTCACTCGAAGCCATATTCTCGCGATCGGCCGGGAACTGGTGCTGCGCAAGGGGTTCGGAGGCGTCGGCCTGAAAGAGCTGCTCGAGCAGAGCGCCGTGCCGAAAGGGTCATTCTATTATTATTTCGCATCGAAGGAAGCCTTCGGCTGCGCCCTGCTGAAGCAATATTGCTCGGATTATGCGGAGCGCCTCGATGCGCTCTTCGACTGGAAGGGCAACGGCCGCCAGCGGCTGATGCATTATTGGAACGCCTGGCTTTCCGATGGCAACGCGGCCAGCCTCGCCGACCGGTGCCTTGTGGTAAAGCTTGCCGCTGAAATCTCCGACCTCTCGGACAATATGCGCGTCATCCTGCTTGGCGGCGTCGAGGATCTCCTTCGCCGCCTCACCAAGACGATTACAGAAGGACGCGAGGACGGTTCCATTTCGCCATCCTGCATACCGGAAAAGACGGCTCGCTCGCTCTATAGCCTCTGGCTCGGGGCGGCGATCCTGGCGAAGCTTGGCAAGGACAAGACACCGCTCGACCAGGCCATGTTTGCCACTGAACAAGCCCTTTCCGCACCCGGCGGCCTTTGATCCACGACAGGACCAGCATGTCAACACGTAAGGAATACAAAATGCGCAGTGCCATCCACGATGTCTTCGGCGATCCGGCTGCGGTCCTTTATCTGGCCGACATGCCGCTGCCAGAGCCGGCCGCGGGAGACGTGCGCATTCGCACCATTCTTTCGCCGATCCACAATCATGACCTTTGGACGGTGCGCGGCGCCTACGGCTACAAACCTATACTGCCGGCTATCGGCGGCAGCGAGGCGGTCGGCCTCGTCGATGCTGTTGGAGCGGGCGTCGACAAGACGCTGATCGGCAAGCGCGTCGTTGCGGCCGGTGTGCATGGCACCTGGGCCGAGCAATTCACGGCGCCGGCTGCCAGCCTCGTCCCTGTGCCCGACGTCATTACCGACGAGGCCGCGGCACAGCTGATCGCCATGCCGTTCAGCGCCATCGCGCTTCTGGAATCCCTCAATGTCGAGCGCGGCGACTGGATCATCCAGAATGCCGCGAACGGCGCGGTCGGCAAGACCCTGGCCATGCTGGCGCGCAGCCGCGGCATCCATATGATCAATCTTGTTCGACGCGATGGCGGCATTGACGAGCTGTCGGCATTCGATATCGCGAACGCCGTCTCTACCGCCGCCCCCGACTGGAAGGCGAAAGTGCGCGCCATGACTGGCGATGCGCCGATCCGTGCCGCGGTGGACTCGGTCGGCGGCGTTGCGAGCAATGACCTCGCCGATCTGCTGGGTGAAAACGGACTGCTGGTGTCCTTTGGTACTGCGGCCGGCAAGCCGATGCAGATCGCCTCCGGGGCTGTCATCTTCAAGCAGCTCACGATCAAGGGTTTCTGGGGCACCAAGGTCAGCGCCGCCATGTCGGCCGAGGAGCGCCGGCGGCTGATCAGCGAGCTGATCGCGCGGGTCGCGTCCGGCGAGGTCAAGCTGCCGGTGGAAGCCGCCTATGACATTACGGAGATCGCAGAGGCGGTGAAGTCTTCGCTGGCGCCCGGCAAGGCCGGCAAGGTTCTGCTGAAGCTGTAATTTTTGCGGCAACGCTCGCCGCCCGAAGGCTCTGCGGGCGGCGTAGGCTTGAGCGTCGACCATCCCGCAAGAATCTGCAAAATGGCCCTTGTCCCTCTAGCAGCTAGAGGATGTAGCAATGGTTCCAACAGCCAAATCGGAACCTGAAGATGACGTCGACAACACAACAGAGCCGCTATCGCGTGGAAGGCATGGATTGCGCTTCCTGCGCCGCGAAAATCGACACGGCCGTTCGCCGCCTGCAAGGTGTGGAGGACGTCTCCGTCTCGGTCACTGCGGGTACGATGACCGTCAGGCATCAGGGCGATCCCGACCTGTTGCCGAGCATTGCAAAGCGCGTCACGGGGCTGGGCTACAAGGTCTTCCCGCTTCCGCAAGGCAACGTTCCCGCGCCGAAGGTGGAAGCGGACGATCATGCCTGCGGCTGCGGCCACGATCATAAGCCGAGTGCCCACGACCATGAACACGATCACGACCATGATCATAGCCACGGCGATCACGGCCATGGAGCGGCTGGCCATAAGCACGATCACACGGGGCATGGCCACGCATCGGAAGAGGCGGATGCGGCAGTGGCCGGCCTTCACGGTCACGATCATGGGCCGACCTCCGGGCCCTGGTGGAAATCGGCCAAGGGTCGCCTGACCGTCGCGACCGGCGTCGCCGTGGCCG
Above is a window of Rhizobium sp. CCGE531 DNA encoding:
- a CDS encoding TetR/AcrR family transcriptional regulator; amino-acid sequence: MVTKKKSELTRSHILAIGRELVLRKGFGGVGLKELLEQSAVPKGSFYYYFASKEAFGCALLKQYCSDYAERLDALFDWKGNGRQRLMHYWNAWLSDGNAASLADRCLVVKLAAEISDLSDNMRVILLGGVEDLLRRLTKTITEGREDGSISPSCIPEKTARSLYSLWLGAAILAKLGKDKTPLDQAMFATEQALSAPGGL
- a CDS encoding zinc-binding dehydrogenase, whose translation is MRSAIHDVFGDPAAVLYLADMPLPEPAAGDVRIRTILSPIHNHDLWTVRGAYGYKPILPAIGGSEAVGLVDAVGAGVDKTLIGKRVVAAGVHGTWAEQFTAPAASLVPVPDVITDEAAAQLIAMPFSAIALLESLNVERGDWIIQNAANGAVGKTLAMLARSRGIHMINLVRRDGGIDELSAFDIANAVSTAAPDWKAKVRAMTGDAPIRAAVDSVGGVASNDLADLLGENGLLVSFGTAAGKPMQIASGAVIFKQLTIKGFWGTKVSAAMSAEERRRLISELIARVASGEVKLPVEAAYDITEIAEAVKSSLAPGKAGKVLLKL